The Desulfatiglans sp. genomic sequence CTTTACCGCCTCAGCAGCAGTGTTTATAAGCTGCGCAAAAATATTGTCTGCATCAGCGTGGCCCAGTTCCTGAACCCTTTTTTCGGCCCTCGCCTTGAAACCATTAATGAAATCTGCTGCATCATATTCTTCATCTCCAGCAGTCAGGGCAAGGTAGGCCATGTATGTGCCGCCAAAATGTTTGTTCAATACCCTGTCTGCCACACGTATGGGGTGAGAGCTGGAGAACCATTTTACCGGGTTGTCATTTATATTAATCAGGCTCATTCCATATATGGAGATGATGATCAGCAGGACAATAATGGTAAGTATGGTTTTTGCCCGCCTGTAGGTAAATTTGCTCAGACTGATCAGGAACCTGCCGGTTAATGTTGATGCCTCGTGTTCGTCGGGTGCGTGGATTGCACCGAACTTTTCAAGTGTTTCAGGTTTAAGGAACATTACATATGCAGGAATAAAAATAATGGTCAGGACCCAGGCGACCATGATACCAAGGGCAACATATATACCGAATATCTGCACAGGAGGTATTGGCGTAAGAGCAAGCGATAAAAAGCCTGCGGCAGATGTGAGCGAAGTGTATAGCATGGGTGTGAACAGATCATCCATGACCCTTATCATGGTCTGTCTCCGGCTCTTTGTCTGCTGGTAGAGTTCAAAGAACTCACTTATAATGTGTATTGAGTCAAGCACTGCAATGGGCATAATAAAGATAGGGATCATGCTGCTCATTATGTGTACCGGAAACCCGGATATGATGAGGGCACCCATGGTAATTATTACCGACACCATGGCGACGATCATAGGAGATATTATAAGGACAAGTTTGCGGAAAAAGAGCAGCATGAGTATGAAAATGACAATCATGGCAGCGGGCGCAGAAACCGCCATCTGTATAAACATCTCCACTCCAAAAGTATCTTCTGCTACAGGAAGGCCTGTTATGTGGTACTGGTCATCACCATGAAATTCCGCCACCTTTTTCTGGATGGCTGAAGAGACCCTGTAGCTCAGCTCTTTATGTGTAAGAGGTATATAAATGGCCAGTGCTTTGCCATCCTCCGATACCAGGGTGCCGTTTAAAAAAGGTATGTTCTGGGCCTTTTCACGGACAGCTATGGCCTCTTCCCTTGTTTGAGGGGGTTTGGGCATGAGCCATTCAAACTTTACTACGCCAGGCCCTCCCTGTTCGATATTGTCCACTGTTGAAGGGGCAATAAGGTCTACCTCAACCACTCCCCTTTCTTCGCCATCTTCTGTCCAGGTAAGTGTCTTAATAAAATTTGTAAGTTCATAGATATTGGATAGTGTTTCAAGATTAAATACGCCATCAGGGTGCTTATCATTGACAACGCCTACAACAACCATGTCATAGAGCTGCAGATCCTTTTTCATACTGTCATTGAGCACCCTTACCGGCTCATCCGAAGGAAGCATGTTCTGGGGATCAGTGTCAACCCTTAATGGATTCAGGAAGGGGAATGTCTTCGGAAAAACAGATGGAAGGGCCGCCAGCAGGATAACAATTAGCGTTATGAGCACCATGATTGTTGTTATCAACCTATATTTTCTTATGGAATAACCTGTTATTTTGTCCTTTATTTCCATTTTGGTCCCCCTCCTCCGGTATTTAAGATTTGAAATTTCAGATTTCAAATCTTAAATGATAATTTTTGAATCTTGAATTTTGAATCTTACATCCCTTAACCTTGTGCCTTGCACCCTATTTTACACACACCTTTCTAACCTGCTGAATATCTGTGAGGCCAAGGAACACCTTTCTTATACCATCCTGCATAAGGGTTGTCATACCATCCTTGATGGCCTGCTCCCTTAATGCCTCCATCTTTGCCTTCTCCTGAATGAGATTACGCATGCGATCTGTACCATCGAGGAGCTCAATAATACCTGTCCTGCCCTTATAACCTGTATTATTGCATTTTTCGCATCCCTTTGCCCTGTATAGTTTAAGGTCATCTGTATAGGCAGTGCCGAGCGCATCAAAATCACCCGCATATGCCCTTACAAGGTCATCGTATTCCTTTTTATCAGGGTGATAGGGCTCCTTGCACGCCTTGCAGAGTGTCCTTACAAGCCTCTGTGCAAGTATTCCCAGGATGGCATCGGCGAAATTAAAGGAGTCCATCCCCATATCGAGGAGCCTTGTGATGGTC encodes the following:
- a CDS encoding MMPL family transporter, yielding MEIKDKITGYSIRKYRLITTIMVLITLIVILLAALPSVFPKTFPFLNPLRVDTDPQNMLPSDEPVRVLNDSMKKDLQLYDMVVVGVVNDKHPDGVFNLETLSNIYELTNFIKTLTWTEDGEERGVVEVDLIAPSTVDNIEQGGPGVVKFEWLMPKPPQTREEAIAVREKAQNIPFLNGTLVSEDGKALAIYIPLTHKELSYRVSSAIQKKVAEFHGDDQYHITGLPVAEDTFGVEMFIQMAVSAPAAMIVIFILMLLFFRKLVLIISPMIVAMVSVIITMGALIISGFPVHIMSSMIPIFIMPIAVLDSIHIISEFFELYQQTKSRRQTMIRVMDDLFTPMLYTSLTSAAGFLSLALTPIPPVQIFGIYVALGIMVAWVLTIIFIPAYVMFLKPETLEKFGAIHAPDEHEASTLTGRFLISLSKFTYRRAKTILTIIVLLIIISIYGMSLININDNPVKWFSSSHPIRVADRVLNKHFGGTYMAYLALTAGDEEYDAADFINGFKARAEKRVQELGHADADNIFAQLINTAAEAVKRADNPDTVYDRLAEFIDDKLGGAGDEEVYTWEDAALFIEEEKQRGEIFKDPKVLDYISNIQGALLKTNIVGKSNSLSDIVKTVHRELFEGSHDYYRIPDSSNSVAQCMMSYQSSHRPDDLWHFVTPDYRKSSIWIQLKSGDNKDMTAVVEEINGFLENNPPPVPMNIEWFGLTYINVVWQQKMVKGMLEAFAGSFLVVFLMMTVLFRSALWGLLSMIPLTITIGAIYGAIGIIGKDYDMPVAVLSSMTLGLAVDFAIHFLERSRQMYTSFMSWAQTVSAVFSEPARAITKNIVVIAVGFLPLLLAPLTPYKTVGVLLASILLVSGVGTLLLLPALMKVFEKRLFKAKPVAGQCCNLAACLVSSIALVALITLTLYSFAPESWSLYTWLGLIIIPIMALGCGLMSRREKCKMINTQEDIKNG